One segment of Solanum stenotomum isolate F172 chromosome 1, ASM1918654v1, whole genome shotgun sequence DNA contains the following:
- the LOC125869814 gene encoding probable aspartic proteinase GIP2, whose product MVTFKLPLSMLLLFLLLNIFLCSSEVLYIPVTKDASTLEYIIEVGQRTPLIPIKLLINLGGRSLWVDCDKGYKSSTYKPAVCNSTQCTFAKSHACGDCIFKPQVQPGCSNNTCYIWGENPLINSFHDRAEIAEDVLAIGSTPGVRVTWPRFIFSCLLDQDMMRQFANGVTGVAGFGRESPVSIPNQLALDSRFTKKFGICLSSSTQSRGVIFIGSGPYYVYNPKKIDISNDILYTKLIANTRGGFVTSEEYYIQVSSIRIAGQDVPLNKTLLSINKKNGVAGTRISTATPFTILHTTIYDAFKTAFIKALPKNVTIVEPPMKQFGLCFSSKNIKSTNVGPDVPVIDFVLHKPSAFWRIYGTNSVVQVNKDVMCLAFVGRDQTWEPSIVIGGHQMEENLLVFDLVRRNIGFSSSLKLQQASCSKYDNTILG is encoded by the exons ATGGTGACATTCAAACTTCCTTTATCTATGCTACTTTTATTCCTTCTACTCAATATTTTTCTATGCTCATCTGAAGTACTATACATTCCAGTCACTAAAGATGCATCAACCCTAGAATACATCATAGAAGTAGGTCAAAGAACTCCTTTAATCCCCATAAAACTCTTAATCAATCTTGGTGGTAGAAGCTTATGGGTGGATTGTGACAAAGGTTACAAAAGTTCAACTTACAAACCAGCAGTATGTAATTCCACACAATGCACTTTTGCCAAATCTCATGCCTGTGGAGATTGCATATTCAAACCTCAAGTGCAACCTGGATGTAGCAACAATACGTGTTACATTTGGGGTGAAAATCCATTGATCAATTCGTTTCACGATCGCGCTGAAATTGCTGAGGATGTATTGGCTATTGGTTCTACTCCTGGTGTTCGTGTAACTTGGCCACGGTTTATTTTCTCTTGCCTTCTTGATCAAGATATGATGAGACAATTCGCGAATGGAGTCACAG GAGTTGCAGGTTTTGGACGTGAAAGTCCAGTTTCCATTCCCAATCAACTTGCTTTAGACTCTAgattcaccaaaaaatttggTATATGTTTGAGCTCATCTACACAATCTCGTGGGGTTATTTTCATCGGTTCTGGTCCATATTATGTTTACAATCCTAAGAAAATCGATATCTCCAACGATATTCTCTACACCAAATTAATCGCAAATACAAGGGGAGGATTTGTGACTTCTGAAGAGTATTATATCCAAGTTTCATCCATTCGAATCGCGGGGCAAGACGTTCCACTAAATAAAacattgttatctattaataagaaaaatggAGTTGCTGGGACGAGAATAAGCACAGCTACACCTTTCACAATTTTACACACTACCATTTATGATGCTTTTAAAACTGCTTTTATCAAGGCGCTTCCGAAGAATGTGACAATTGTAGAGCCTCCTATGAAACAATTTGGACTTTGCTTTAGTTCGAAAAACATTAAGAGTACCAACGTTGGACCAGATGTTCCTGTGATAGATTTTGTGTTGCATAAGCCGAGTGCATTTTGGAGAATTTATGGGACAAATTCAGTGGTACAAGTTAATAAGGATGTTATGTGTTTAGCGTTTGTGGGAAGAGACCAAACATGGGAACCATCGATTGTGATTGGAGGACATCAAATGGAAGAGAACCTCTTGGTATTTGACCTAGTAAGAAGGAATATAGGTTTCAGCTCATCACTCAAGCTTCAACAAGCATCATGCTCTAAGTACGATAATACCATTCTAGGCTAA